CGCCCGGGCCGGCCCCAGCAGCCTCTCCCCCGCCCGGCTCAGCCCGCCGCCGACCACGATGCGCCGCGGCGCCAGGAGCTGGATCAGGTTGGCCATGCCCAGCCCGACCCAGGCCGCTTCCTGCGCCACCAGCTCCGGGCCGGGAGGGACGCCCTGGGCCTCGGCCGCGAAGACGTCCGCCGCGGTCACCGCCTCCAGGCGGCCCTCCAGCCGCTCCAGCCACCAGTCCCGCGCCGGGCCCGCGGCGAGCCCCGCCAGCGCCTGGCGCGCCTGGCGCGCCAGCGCCAGACCCGAGGCCAGCGCCTCCCAGCAGCCGCGCCGCCCGCAGCCGCAGAGGGGGCCGTCCGGCTGCACGATCATGTGGCCGATCTCGCCCGCGGTGCCGGCCGCGCCGCGGTAGAGGCGCCCGTCCAGGACGAGCCCCCCGCCGATGCCGGTGCTGAGCGTAATATAGACGCCGTCGCGGACGCCCCGCCCCGCGCCGAAGGTAAACTCGCCCACGGCGGCCGCGTTGGCGTCGTTCTCCAGGAAGCAAGGCACACCCAGCCGCCTCGCCAGCGGCTCCGCCAGCGGCAGGTCGCGGAGCCCCCCCAGGTTGGGCGGCTCCAGGAGGAGCCCGGCCTCGGCGTCCAGCGGCCCGGGCGCGCCCAGGCCGGCCGCCTCCAGTTCCGACGGCCGCACGCCCGCCCGCGCGCAGGCCGCCTCCAGCGACTCCGCCAGCGCCGCCAGGAGCGCGTCGGCCGAGCCCACCGGCGTCGGCCGACGCTCCCGGCCCAGCACGACGCCCTCCCCGTCGCAGACGACGGATTCGATCTTGGTGCCGCCCAGGTCGATGCCACCGTAGAGCCGCCCCATCCCGGCACCCCCTCCGCCCGGCGCCGGCCCGCGCCCGCCGGCGCCGGGCCCGGCGCGGGCTCAGGCGTTCAGGTCGGTATGCTCGCCCGTCACCAGGTAGATGACCGCCTCGCCCACGTTGGTCACGTGGTCGGCGATGCGCTCCAGGTAGCGGGAGACCAGGAGCAGCTCCATCCCCTGCTGGATGGTCTGCGGGTCCTGCATCATGTAGGTCAGGAGCTCCCGCAGCACCTGCGAGTAGAGGTGGTCCACCTCGTCGTCGCGCTCGGGCAGCGTGCGCAGCGCCTCCACATCGCGCGAGACGTACGCCTCCAGCGTGTCGCGCAGCATGCTCCGGGCCAGCTCGCCCATGCGCGGCACGTCGATGAGCGGCTTGACGTAGGCCTGGCCGCCCAGGCGGATGATCACCCGGGCGATGTTCTCGCAGTTGTCGCCGATGCGCTCCAGGTCCCCGCTGATCTTGATGGCGCTGACGATGTGGCGGAGGTCGCCGGCCAGCGGCTGCTGGAGCGCGATCAGCTGGAAGGCCTGGCGCTCCACCTGGTGCTGGAGGCGGTCGATCTCGTCGTCGCCCTCCACGACCGTCTGCGCCAGCGCCGGGTCCCGCTCCACCAGCGCGCGGACCACCGTCTG
The genomic region above belongs to Bacillota bacterium and contains:
- a CDS encoding ROK family protein, with amino-acid sequence MGRLYGGIDLGGTKIESVVCDGEGVVLGRERRPTPVGSADALLAALAESLEAACARAGVRPSELEAAGLGAPGPLDAEAGLLLEPPNLGGLRDLPLAEPLARRLGVPCFLENDANAAAVGEFTFGAGRGVRDGVYITLSTGIGGGLVLDGRLYRGAAGTAGEIGHMIVQPDGPLCGCGRRGCWEALASGLALARQARQALAGLAAGPARDWWLERLEGRLEAVTAADVFAAEAQGVPPGPELVAQEAAWVGLGMANLIQLLAPRRIVVGGGLSRAGERLLGPARAKALELAFASATRNLEIVQAALEAPGAVGAAAVAMRRLRGEG
- the phoU gene encoding phosphate signaling complex protein PhoU encodes the protein MPRESFDAQLEELQGTLLKMGSRVEEAIQTVVRALVERDPALAQTVVEGDDEIDRLQHQVERQAFQLIALQQPLAGDLRHIVSAIKISGDLERIGDNCENIARVIIRLGGQAYVKPLIDVPRMGELARSMLRDTLEAYVSRDVEALRTLPERDDEVDHLYSQVLRELLTYMMQDPQTIQQGMELLLVSRYLERIADHVTNVGEAVIYLVTGEHTDLNA